The following proteins come from a genomic window of Halorussus halophilus:
- a CDS encoding DUF5805 domain-containing protein, whose protein sequence is MSEELDTERAVVKTFVPTYQKEEWKRHADELDMSQSEFVRAMVQAGRRGFEVGESGDVEEGGSSTSNPGGDGLETRLLALLDSGEYLSWDQLVEELAGDFEDRLEETLQRLQNENRVQYSGRGGGYTVVADGE, encoded by the coding sequence ATGAGCGAGGAGTTAGACACCGAACGGGCGGTCGTGAAGACGTTCGTGCCAACATATCAGAAAGAAGAGTGGAAGCGCCACGCCGACGAACTCGACATGTCCCAGAGCGAGTTCGTCAGAGCGATGGTACAGGCCGGGAGACGGGGGTTCGAGGTCGGCGAATCGGGGGATGTCGAGGAAGGTGGTTCTTCCACCTCGAACCCTGGGGGTGACGGCCTCGAAACACGGTTGCTCGCGCTCCTCGACTCGGGCGAGTATTTGTCGTGGGACCAACTAGTCGAAGAACTCGCTGGCGACTTCGAAGACAGGTTAGAAGAGACGCTCCAGCGACTCCAGAACGAGAACCGCGTCCAGTACAGCGGCCGGGGTGGCGGCTACACGGTGGTCGCCGATGGCGAGTAG